The DNA region ctgggaggggcccttaagttttccccgctgatctatagctgaaagagctgtgatcagtcaaaaaaaaaaaaaaaaacagagatgatgacgtcagctctccaagatggtggccgctggcttcctctgtggtctgaccgatgtggagaaccgaattggatggcttccttccccgtctcaagcccagaattcagctctgagtacagcatttgcacagctggcgggagcctgcagaatccgtatcgctgtatctttgcattgttatcttagcagagccagaggggaatggcaggagctgtctgccggccgggcggggacccttctcgccaagcggggccgccgggggccgcttgtaaagccgggtggctgcagccgcgtggctaagaaccaggcgggcggggtggctgtttgcagagccagaggggaatggcagaagctgtctgtcggccgggcagggacccttctcgccgagtagGGCCGCCggcggcgcttgtaaagccgggcggctgcagcctcgtggctaagaaccaggcaggcggggtggctgtttgcagagccagaggggaatggcgggagctgtctgccggccgggcggggacccttctcgccgagcggggccgccgggggcgcttgtaaagccgggtggctgcagccgcgtggctaagaaccaggcgggcggggtggctgtttgcagagcaagagcggaatggcgggagctgtctgccggccgggcagggacccttctcgccaatAGGGCCGCCGTTAGccacttgtaaagccgggtggctgcagccgcgtggctaagaaccaggcaggcggggtggctgtttgcagggcaagagcggggccgccagggtagccgggatgacggaagctgtctgtcggccgggcagggacccttctcgccgagtagGGCTGCCggcggcgcttgtaaagccgggcggctgcagcctcgtggctaagaaccaggctggcggggtggctgtttgcagagccagaggggaatggcgggagctgtctgccagccgggcggggacccttctcgccgagcggggccgccgggggccgcttgtaaagccgggtgtctgcagccgtgtggctaagaaccaggcgggcggggtggctgtttgcagggcaagagcggggccgccagggtagccgggatggcggaagctgtctgtcggccgggcagggacccttctcaccgAGTAGGGCTGCCGGCGgcacttgtaaagccgggcggctgcagcctcgtggctaagaaccaggcgggcggggtggctgtttgcagagcaagagcggaatggcgggagctgtctgccggccgggcggggacccttctcgccaagcaGGGCCGCCGGtggccgcttgtaaagccgggtggctgcagccgcgtggctaacaaccaggcgggcggggtggctgtttgcagggcaagagcggggccgccagggtagccgggatggcggaagctgtctgctggccgggcagggacccttctgccgcactgctctgggccgcctgctgcttgcagaagcggccggtggccgcgggattggactctgtgcccgccggtcaagtttcacttgtctgaggcaaactgtcacgtctaataaacttactaattctcagcAGGTCTTCTTTCAACAGAATTTTGCTAgatgatcctcagtaggtagaatgtagctgttttaatgagtgtttctgatcccgttaatgtggagatattgagagTCCtgtttcctcgccggccgccatgttggatctccttgtTATTTACTTTTTGAATGGGGAGATTTACATTCTACCAGTGGATATTGGATGTATATAATTTGCTTTTGACTTTTACAAGCCAAGAGTTTTACCTTCAGTTTCAGGTGATATTTTGGACTTGGACTTCAGGGCAAAGACTATGGGACCCTTGGAGATGGACTAAATTCGTTTTGTATTGTGAAATGGACATGAGTTTTGGAGGTCTGGGGTTGAAATGTTATGGATGGGATGTGAAGTGTCTCCCAAAAGTTCCTGAGTTGAGGCCGGAATTTGCAAAtgtaaaatgattggattgtgagacctTCAACTTAACTAGTCTCTCCTAGTTTGAATGAATTGATTGGGTGGTAGCTTTAGGTTTTGGGCCTATTGCTGGAGGAGGTGAGCCATGGAATTAAGCCCTGGAAACAGTCATCTTCCTCAGATTTCCTTTCCCCTTCCCAGTCTTTGCTTCCTAGCAGCCACATcctgagcagcttccctctgcaGTATCGTTTCTCAATGTGCCCACACCACGGGCACAAAGCCATGGAATTGGCCAATGATTAAACTGAAACTCTGAACCTAGGAGCCAAAAATGTGCTTTCCCTCATCTgagttgttttttgggttttttgtttgtttgttttggtttggtttgtttttttttttgtaccagagattgaacttgggcactcaaccactgagccacatccccagccatattttgtatttcatttagagacagagtctcactgagtgccttgctgttgctgaggctggctttgacctcacaatcctcctccctcagcctcatgagctctaggattattggcatgcactactgtgcctggctggcTTTTGGTTTTGATCAGGTATTTTTGTCACCACAATGCAAAGCTCACTGACACAATTACTCAGCACATTCATAGAGAGTTTAAAGTGTTTACGAGAGATGTCAAATACGGGAAAACATACGATAATCAATAAATCAGTCACATTATATTAGCAGAATGAAAAATACATGTCTACAAATGGAGGTGTTGATTAAATATTTCTGgcatatacatataatggtatgtCATTCATCCTTAAAGATGAACAAATGATACATGTAACAAGGTAGCTTAATTTCAATGATGTTAGGGTAACTTAAGCCAGAACACAGATCATATACTGAATGATTACATCTATTTGAAATTTCACAGATATGTAAATTCAAAGATAGAGAATAAATTTAGTGTTTTCCAGTGACTGCAGTTAGGCATAATATGCAAAATGTGTGTAATGGATTAGATGGTTCTTTTGAAGTAAAACAAGTATTTGGGAACAAGATGTAGCGGGAAGTTGTGCAATGGGGCAGTGTGGTAAATAAGACTAAGCCAATAACCATGACTGTTGCAAAGCTTAACTTTATGTCACGTAGACTTCATCTCATTGATAAGAAATTTTGGTGCTGAACTGCAGACAGCCTTAGATGTTTCCCACTTACAGGTTGGGGAATGAGTGAGAATTGCCCACCACCCTCAGTGTTCACTGATCCCCATGAACACCCCTAACACACTGTGGTGAAGGGGGGCACAGATGGAAATACACAGTGAGCACCATCAGTCTCTCTTCAGTGTTACCCGATTCTCAATAACGACTCAGGGAGATGCCCAGCAGATGAGTTCCTCTGTGCCATCCACTGTCCACATTGGCACATGCCCAGAAGTGGGGTAAGGCTGCAGTAGTTATGGAGGAGCTCAAGACAACAATGAATCTTCATGGTGCCGACAACTCCATAATGAATCACTATGgctctcctttattttttaattcatgttagaTCAAGCAGCTAGCTCCTTGTATGCTTATTAATTAACCCAAATCATATAATCTTGGAAATACAAAGATAAATAGGTTCTACTTCCTAAGCAGAACCCCTTTGCACATTGTTCTCCAAAGTGGCAAACAGATAAACAAAGCACTTGTTAAAAAACaagagaacaagaaaaaaaaaaaaaaacataaactcCCCCATGACACCAACAATGCGACCACAAGTGCAGTGACACCAAGGTCCCGGTGATGTTGGGATGATGCAAAGTGCTGCCGCTCACTTGAGCAGCTTTGCTCCTTTTATTACTTAGTTTAATCACATCAATCTCTAACCTACATTCTAACCACCTCTAAATAAGCCCCTCTTTCTACACAGATGACCCTTTTTTCCTCAATTCAGGCAAATTCCCCTGATACCCTGCAGGAGTGATGGTCAGTCAGAAGCACGGTGTGGCTGCCAGCCCTGGTGATGTGCCCCTGGCCTGGGAGACCCGGCTTCCCTTCCTTGATGGTAAATAAAGTGAGGCCAGTGTGCCACCTGGCATAACAGATGACTTCAGGACTCCTGACACCTTCTTGCCTGTTGGCCACAGATGATGTAGGTCTTCCCACCTCCTTGCATTCCAGAAGCACTGGACATGTAGATTGTATCAGTTTTGAAAGTAATCATGATCTTGTGCTGGTAGACACACAGATATGTCCTTGACAGCCTGACACCTGGCAGGGGACACACAGCCTAGTTGTAAGTCCAAAATCATCTTATTGGCTTccccaatttcaaagaaaaaagcttggtttgggaggctgaggccaaagAGTCGGATCATAGGTTTGTGGCCAGTCTCAGCACCTTAGCAAGGCTCTACACACTTAGTGAAACCctccctcaaaatttaaaataaaaagggctgggaagtggctcggtggttaagcacccctgtgttcagtccctggcataaaagaaagaaagaaagaaagaaagaaagaaagaaagaaagaaagaaagaaagaaagaaagaaagaaagaaagagaaggaaggaaggaaggaaggaaggaaggaaggaaggaaggaaggaaggaaggaaaattgcCAAGAAGTGTAAATTTCCCAAATTCCGTCCTCCTCCGAGACACTTTTTATATTCAATGTAAATACAGTACACATTTTCTACAGTAGTATAAATTCCAAAGAATTATAGAATCATATGTGGAAGCACTTTTATTTACATCCTGTAAAATTAGAAGAACCTATGATCTCCCTGGACTTCAATATTAATGACATTTTGTCTCAATAGTTTAAAACCACTGTGTTTACACTATCAAGctcacttattttttaatttgttctttttaggtacacatgacagtagagtgcattttgacatattatacatacacagaGTATAACTTTTCCTCTAATTAGGACCCCGTTCTTGCAgtcgtacatgatgtggagaatCACAGCTCACTTTTAACATTGTGAAAATTGTGCTCCCCTGTCCTTACTGAGGCACCATATCAGGCTGCTGGGCACCTGTGGCTGTCACAGGTCAATGGTGGCTTACAGGGTAGCGAGAGTGAGGGAGCAACCAGCATCCCTTCCAGGGCTCTAcaaggtctgaagtctgcacagtGAGTCTCTGCTAGGGTTAAGGCTGGCCCCTAGGTCACAGGACATGCCCCATGAACCCAGGATGGAGAGAGGTGAGTAAAAGCCACTAGGTCAGCTACTGAGACACAGTTAAATGATGTCAAGAAGTGAAATGCACTGAGAAAACAGGATGAATAGCAGCATAGAGGAGAAGCTCCAGACAGGAGTGGGACTATGGGAGGGCTCCTTGTTGGCTCTGGATCCTGAGGACAGCTGAGAAGAGagatgggggaggaggagggaggggaagaggcaGGCTCACTCCCAGGTACGCCCTCTCAGAACCCTCGGGAGGGGCCTCTTTGACTGCAGCAGGCTCCTTAGAGCTGCAGTGACATCTCTGTTGTGCAGGCTGTAGATGAGGGGGTTCAGCACAGGGGTGAGGATGGTATAGAAAGCCGACACCATCACATCCTGCTGCGCTGTGTGGTAGGAGCCGGGGAGCATGTAAGTGTAGATGGCTGCACCAAAGAAGAGTAGTACCACTGTCATGTGGGAAGAGCAGGTGGCCAGTGCCTTCCTGCGGTCCTCAGCTGAGCTGGTCCTGTGGATGAGGAGCAGGATGAGGGTGTAGGAGCTGGAGATGACCACGGTGGGCACGAGGAGCATGAGGACACAGCACAGGTACATGAGCATCTTGTAGAGGGAGACATCCGAGCAGGAGAGCCTCAGCAGGGCAGGGGCCTCACAGAAGAAGCTCAGGATCTTCCTGGACTTGCAGAAGGGGAAGCTCATGGTGATGGGCGTGAGCAGCAAGCCGTCCAGTGCTCCCAGGAGCCAGCAGCTGGACACCAGCAGCCGGCAGACCCTCTGGTTCATCAGCAGTGGGTAATGCAGAGGTCTGCAAATGGCGACATACCCGTCATAGGCCATGGCCGACAGAAGGAAAAACTCAGCCCCTGCCAGGGTCAGGTAGAACATCTGGATCCCACAGCCTGCAGGGGAGATTGTATGGTCTCCCGTGACCTGGCCCACCAGCATCTTGGGCACAGTCACAGAGATGTACAGGAGATCCATGAGAGAGAGCTGGCTGATGAAGGAGTACATGGGGGTCCAGAGGCAGGGCTCTGAGTAGATGAGAAGAATGAGGAGGGCGATCCCAGCTAGGGCCATCAAGAAAATAATGAAGGTCAAAGTGTAGAGGAGGGTAGTGTGGGTGGTGTTCCCAAAGAGTCCCACGAGGAGAAAACTGGTGCTTAAGTTTGATTCCATGAAGTTTCCTTCCCCACATGCATATCTAGCAGGTAGTTTCACCTATGAAGAGTGAGTGTTGTCACTCTCCCTCCATCACACCTGCGTGACTGTCCCAGTCTGCTTGGGTAAGACATGCACATCGAGCTATTTCCCCACACACTGGGTAAAATCGAGGTGTAATCCTAAATTCAAATCTCAGGGAAGTGAAGCTGTGCGTGGCCCCAGGAGCAGATTAAGCTGCTCCTGAATCTCGGGACCTGCGGGCTCATCAGGGTCTCACTGCTGGAAGTCAGAGTGAGGCAGCTGTGGAGGGTGATAATGTCAGTGGAGCTAAAAATCACACCTCACATCCTCTGAAAACCACAGTCTCCTCCAGAATCCTCTCCTCCTATATCTCCATCATGTGGACCCCGTGCAGGGAAAGGAGCAGCAGTGGCTGGCCACCCCTACAAGGGATTTAATCCACTAACCATCCTGCAGGAACATGATATGTACAAGAAATGGCAGAAATAAAAGTTGGAGATGCTCTAAATatcaactatttcatttaaaaacaaattaagcACTTATTTTTCCTTCTGAGGATGCTGTTTCTCCCCTAAAACAGTGCCTGGGAGTGCAACATTCCATGTGCAGTGATAGGGGGAATGGAGTTGAAGGGCCAGGAGAGCAGTTGTGTAAAGACTCGGTGCTGCAGCCCCTGACAATCCTTGGATCCTTCCAGCCCTGAAGTCCACTTAGAAAACCAGTAGAGTCATCCCCTGGGATGACATCCCACAGCTTTGCTCAGGAACAGCTCCACCTAAGATGCACCTGCAGGTTTTCAGCCGACTGGTGTGAGTCACACTGGGCATGAAGAAAATCGTCCTGCACTCAAAGTTAAGGAGATGTCAGGCTGCAGACTACTGATGGGTGGGAGTTCTGTGGCTGTCAGGCTGGTTGACCTGGGACTGCTGCACCCAGGGTAGAACAGCATGCAGAGGAAAAGTCATATAGCAGCTGAGTCCCAGGTACACACAAAGCAAAGCGCAGTGAACCATGGGCAGGCAGAAAAGGCGAGTCTTCAGGAAAGCTGAAGTGTGACTCATGCAGGAGACAGCAGCAAGGATCAGCGGCTAGTGTTCCCTGGCCTCCTTCCTGGTGCAGAGTCCATCAGACCTGGCAGAGCAAAGCCTTGTGCTTCGCTTCTCTGCTCCCCAGTGAGTGAATCTGCACCACAGCAGCCCAGAGAAGTCATCCCCGTCCTAAAGATGGGCGATGGGTACACTGGGGAGGCAAGTAGGGAGTTTCATCAGCAGGTTCTTGGCCTGAGGGAGCTAGACACACACCTGCTGTGTGACTTCCACGCTGCTGAGGAAGCCTGGACCAGCTCCCCAGGGGAACCTAGGAAC from Callospermophilus lateralis isolate mCalLat2 chromosome 5 unlocalized genomic scaffold, mCalLat2.hap1 SUPER_5_unloc_2, whole genome shotgun sequence includes:
- the LOC143400269 gene encoding olfactory receptor 2T3-like, whose translation is MESNLSTSFLLVGLFGNTTHTTLLYTLTFIIFLMALAGIALLILLIYSEPCLWTPMYSFISQLSLMDLLYISVTVPKMLVGQVTGDHTISPAGCGIQMFYLTLAGAEFFLLSAMAYDGYVAICRPLHYPLLMNQRVCRLLVSSCWLLGALDGLLLTPITMSFPFCKSRKILSFFCEAPALLRLSCSDVSLYKMLMYLCCVLMLLVPTVVISSSYTLILLLIHRTSSAEDRRKALATCSSHMTVVLLFFGAAIYTYMLPGSYHTAQQDVMVSAFYTILTPVLNPLIYSLHNRDVTAALRSLLQSKRPLPRVLRGRTWE